Proteins encoded in a region of the Photobacterium profundum SS9 genome:
- the ampD gene encoding 1,6-anhydro-N-acetylmuramyl-L-alanine amidase AmpD, whose translation MLTINDTHWVEGVKHVPSPFFDQRPDAQDVSLLVVHNISLPPGEFGGPYIEQLFTGKLDPNEHPYFGLISGFRVSAHCLIRRNGDIIQFVPFDCRAWHAGVSQFAKRDKCNDYSIGIELEGTDTLPYTQAQYATLTELSRVIMTLYPHIDSSRITGHEFIAPGRKTDPGLAFDWHAFKATLRVNG comes from the coding sequence ATGTTAACAATTAACGACACCCACTGGGTGGAAGGCGTCAAACATGTGCCGTCACCATTTTTTGATCAGCGCCCCGATGCGCAAGATGTGTCTTTGCTGGTGGTACACAATATTAGTTTGCCACCAGGGGAGTTTGGTGGACCGTATATTGAACAGCTGTTTACGGGGAAGCTGGATCCGAACGAACATCCCTATTTCGGGTTAATTTCAGGGTTTCGTGTGTCTGCTCACTGTTTAATTAGGCGGAATGGCGATATCATTCAATTTGTACCGTTTGATTGTCGGGCATGGCATGCTGGAGTGTCACAATTTGCCAAGCGCGACAAATGCAATGATTATTCTATTGGTATAGAGCTGGAAGGAACGGACACCCTCCCTTATACCCAAGCTCAGTATGCAACACTGACTGAGTTATCTCGGGTTATCATGACACTGTATCCACATATCGATTCTTCCCGTATTACTGGGCATGAATTTATTGCGCCTGGGCGAAAAACAGATCCCGGTTTAGCGTTTGATTGGCATGCATTTAAAGCAACATTGCGTGTGAATGGATAA
- the pdhR gene encoding pyruvate dehydrogenase complex transcriptional repressor PdhR, whose protein sequence is MTYKRIRQPKLSDAIEQELERWILEGILSSGQQLPPERELAKQFDVSRPSVREAIQRLEAKNLLTRRQGGGTFVTDKLWESFSEPLLELLASHPETQLDLLESRHALEGLAAYYAALRGTEEDYTRIRDCHTRIEAAQQQGDFKAEASAVMQYLIAVTESAHNVVLLHIIRSLAPLLEQNVLQNFELLNRRDSVAGKVRKHRADIVQAIVSRQPEKAREASHAHLAFIEETLLELSREDSRRERSLRRIQQRKDGLD, encoded by the coding sequence ATGACTTATAAACGAATTCGCCAACCTAAGCTCTCTGATGCTATTGAGCAAGAACTGGAACGTTGGATTTTGGAAGGCATTCTGTCTTCTGGTCAACAATTGCCTCCAGAGCGTGAGTTAGCTAAGCAATTCGATGTTTCACGTCCTTCGGTACGAGAAGCGATTCAACGGCTTGAGGCTAAAAATTTGCTAACACGCCGTCAGGGCGGTGGAACATTTGTAACCGATAAGCTCTGGGAGAGTTTTTCTGAGCCTTTGTTGGAATTATTAGCGTCGCACCCTGAAACACAATTAGATTTACTTGAGTCTCGTCATGCCCTTGAAGGCTTAGCTGCTTATTACGCGGCGTTACGCGGCACAGAAGAAGATTACACTCGTATTCGTGATTGTCATACACGGATAGAGGCAGCTCAGCAACAAGGTGATTTTAAAGCTGAAGCATCAGCTGTAATGCAGTATTTGATCGCGGTAACAGAATCCGCGCATAACGTCGTACTGCTTCATATCATTCGTAGCCTTGCCCCTTTGCTTGAGCAAAACGTATTACAAAACTTTGAACTACTGAACCGCCGCGACAGTGTAGCGGGGAAAGTGAGAAAGCATCGAGCCGATATTGTGCAAGCGATTGTTTCTAGGCAACCTGAAAAGGCCCGCGAAGCGTCCCATGCACACTTGGCTTTCATTGAGGAAACATTGTTGGAATTATCGCGTGAAGATAGCAGGCGTGAACGCTCTCTTCGTCGAATTCAACAGCGCAAGGACGGGCTGGATTAA
- the pilB gene encoding type IV-A pilus assembly ATPase PilB has protein sequence MQTNLASILHQADLISLVQEQNVVDTVHAEGINVPSALTRLGIFSDSELARHIELIFAIALIDIHQYDYAECCKKVYQRELVLRHRAIPLQFNDTSLFLGISDPTNLDAQDEFRFATGKNVELLLLDNKQLESAIRRIYGSDVGETEHARDISNQDLNNLVDISEGEIDDTTDLSRDSAPVTRYINQILLEAVRKKASDIHFEPYEESYRIRFRCDGILHQHATPPTTLSRRLSTRLKVMSKLNIAERRKPQDGRIKLKLTPTLAIDLRVSSLPTLWGEKVVLRILDSSAASLDIDILGYNDKQKHDYLAALAQPQGMILMTGPTGSGKTVSLYTGLKILNTEELNISTAEDPVEINLPGINQVHINTQVGLNFSDALRSFLRQDPDVVMVGEIRDIETAAIAVKAAQTGHLLLSTLHTNSAAETITRLTNMGIEDFNLASSLSLIIAQRLARRLCPYCKEVHDLDVLTRDKFEIPADSLIYKASERGCDDCNKGYLGRVGIYEVMPFSPELAQALVAGASTLELERIACQQGMQRLQQSGIEKLMAGTTSLIELQRILHY, from the coding sequence GTGCAAACCAACCTCGCTTCAATTTTGCATCAGGCTGATTTAATCAGCTTGGTGCAAGAGCAAAACGTGGTCGATACCGTTCATGCAGAAGGCATTAACGTGCCTTCTGCGTTAACGCGTTTGGGCATATTCAGCGACAGTGAACTTGCTCGCCATATCGAACTCATTTTTGCCATCGCGCTGATTGATATTCACCAGTACGATTACGCAGAGTGCTGTAAAAAAGTCTATCAACGTGAATTGGTATTGCGCCATCGGGCAATTCCGCTGCAATTTAACGATACCAGCCTATTTCTGGGCATTAGCGACCCCACTAACTTAGATGCACAAGACGAGTTTCGTTTTGCTACCGGCAAAAATGTTGAACTGCTGCTGTTAGACAATAAGCAGCTAGAAAGCGCTATTCGACGCATTTACGGCAGTGACGTCGGTGAAACCGAACACGCGCGCGATATCAGTAACCAAGATTTAAACAACTTGGTCGATATTAGCGAAGGGGAAATTGACGACACCACAGATTTGAGCCGAGACAGCGCCCCCGTTACCCGCTATATCAACCAAATATTGCTAGAGGCAGTACGTAAAAAAGCCTCTGACATTCATTTTGAACCCTATGAAGAAAGCTACCGGATCCGTTTTCGCTGCGATGGTATTTTGCATCAACATGCTACCCCACCCACGACGTTATCGCGCCGCTTATCGACCCGTTTAAAGGTAATGTCGAAGCTCAATATTGCCGAGCGCCGTAAACCTCAAGATGGGCGTATTAAGCTGAAATTAACCCCAACGCTAGCGATTGATCTGCGAGTATCATCGCTGCCAACGTTATGGGGTGAAAAGGTGGTACTGCGGATCCTTGATAGCTCAGCCGCCAGTTTAGACATTGATATTCTGGGTTATAACGACAAACAAAAGCACGACTACCTTGCCGCATTAGCACAACCACAAGGCATGATCTTAATGACCGGGCCAACAGGCAGCGGTAAAACCGTTTCGCTATATACCGGGCTGAAAATTCTTAATACCGAAGAGCTCAATATTTCCACCGCTGAAGATCCGGTCGAGATCAACCTGCCGGGCATTAACCAAGTTCATATCAATACCCAAGTTGGGCTCAACTTTTCTGATGCGCTACGATCGTTTCTTCGCCAAGATCCAGATGTGGTGATGGTCGGTGAAATACGAGACATAGAAACCGCAGCAATTGCAGTAAAAGCCGCCCAAACTGGTCACTTGTTACTCTCGACCTTGCATACCAATTCTGCCGCCGAAACCATTACGCGTTTAACCAATATGGGCATTGAAGATTTTAACCTCGCGTCGTCACTCAGTTTAATCATCGCCCAGCGTTTAGCACGGCGCTTATGCCCGTACTGTAAAGAAGTACATGATCTTGATGTCCTCACCAGAGACAAATTTGAGATACCAGCAGACAGCCTAATTTATAAAGCCAGCGAACGAGGCTGTGATGATTGCAATAAAGGCTATCTAGGGCGGGTTGGCATCTATGAAGTCATGCCATTTAGCCCAGAACTCGCCCAAGCACTCGTCGCGGGCGCATCGACCCTAGAGCTTGAACGTATTGCCTGCCAGCAAGGTATGCAGCGATTACAACAATCTGGCATAGAAAAATTAATGGCGGGCACCACCAGCTTAATCGAACTACAGCGAATACTGCATTACTGA
- a CDS encoding pilin, protein MKKMQKGFTLIELMIVVAIIGALSAIAIPAYKDYVKKSELAAAVATMKALVTEAELIYQEKGAVVSTTPLTDLGTKADANPLGVISVSADNNLQFKFGDNSASKDLLVTFDRSATGWACTQTTGAEIDSCPAPKS, encoded by the coding sequence ATGAAAAAGATGCAAAAAGGTTTTACGCTAATTGAATTGATGATTGTGGTGGCAATTATTGGTGCTCTATCTGCAATCGCTATTCCAGCATATAAAGATTATGTGAAAAAGAGTGAGTTAGCAGCTGCTGTTGCTACGATGAAGGCATTGGTAACAGAAGCTGAATTAATTTATCAAGAAAAAGGGGCTGTTGTAAGTACTACCCCCCTCACCGACTTAGGTACGAAAGCTGATGCCAACCCATTAGGAGTAATATCTGTATCAGCAGATAATAATCTGCAATTTAAATTTGGGGATAACAGTGCTTCAAAGGACTTGCTAGTCACTTTTGATCGTTCTGCTACTGGTTGGGCTTGTACACAAACTACAGGCGCCGAGATTGATAGCTGCCCAGCACCTAAATCTTAA
- a CDS encoding type II secretion system F family protein, with product MNPATKLRYYHWRGLNQAGRKVSGVIIGYQEQEVRSKLTEQRIHIKKIKRRKPSTFSKLRNQMKPEDITETTRQLATMIESGVPVVQSLKLIANSHHKAEVRATLSQVTMQVEAGASLSKALKTSSPLFDDFYCDLVATGEQTGHLGEVFSRIATYREKGEIMRKKVIKAMIYPTMVTLTAVIVTVMMLIFVIPQFASIFSSFGAELPLFTQLVINASDFLIAHGLYFTIGLVSIICLYYYSHKKSYNFRLKVDRLSLRLPILGNVLLKATIARFARTLATTFTAGIPLLSGLQSAGKTAGNLYIANAVYEAHANTAAGMPLYLALRQSGVFPELMLQMTMIGEESGSLDDMLNKMALLYENDVDNTVDNLGKILEPLIIIILGGLIGGLLVAMYMPIFSLMSVMG from the coding sequence ATGAATCCAGCCACTAAATTACGTTATTACCATTGGCGCGGCTTAAACCAAGCAGGGCGTAAAGTCTCTGGCGTCATTATTGGCTATCAAGAACAAGAAGTTCGTAGCAAACTGACCGAACAAAGGATCCATATAAAAAAAATTAAACGACGTAAGCCTTCAACCTTCAGTAAACTCAGAAACCAAATGAAACCTGAAGATATTACGGAAACCACTCGTCAATTAGCCACCATGATCGAATCTGGCGTGCCTGTTGTTCAATCGTTAAAGCTGATTGCTAATAGCCACCACAAAGCAGAAGTGCGTGCAACACTCAGCCAAGTAACCATGCAAGTTGAAGCGGGAGCATCACTGTCTAAAGCCTTGAAAACCAGCTCACCACTGTTTGATGATTTCTATTGTGATCTGGTGGCAACCGGAGAGCAAACTGGTCACCTTGGCGAGGTCTTTTCGCGTATAGCCACTTACCGTGAAAAAGGCGAAATTATGCGAAAAAAAGTCATCAAAGCCATGATCTACCCTACTATGGTTACCCTTACTGCTGTCATCGTCACCGTGATGATGCTGATATTTGTTATCCCTCAGTTTGCCAGCATATTCAGTAGTTTTGGCGCTGAATTGCCACTGTTTACCCAGCTAGTGATTAATGCCTCAGATTTTTTGATCGCTCATGGGCTTTACTTCACCATCGGACTCGTGTCGATAATTTGCCTGTATTATTACAGCCATAAAAAATCGTATAACTTTAGATTGAAAGTCGACCGATTGAGTTTACGGTTACCCATTTTAGGCAATGTATTATTGAAAGCGACCATTGCACGGTTTGCCCGTACCCTTGCCACCACCTTCACTGCCGGTATTCCCTTGCTTTCGGGTTTACAATCTGCCGGTAAAACTGCCGGTAACTTGTATATTGCAAATGCAGTGTATGAGGCTCACGCCAATACTGCGGCTGGTATGCCGTTATATCTCGCCCTACGCCAGTCTGGCGTTTTTCCTGAGCTTATGTTGCAGATGACAATGATCGGTGAAGAATCAGGTTCGCTAGACGACATGCTCAACAAAATGGCCCTGCTATACGAAAATGATGTCGATAATACGGTTGATAATCTGGGTAAAATTCTCGAACCTTTAATCATCATTATTTTAGGTGGGTTAATCGGCGGCTTATTAGTCGCGATGTATATGCCGATATTCAGCTTAATGAGCGTGATGGGTTAA
- the nadC gene encoding carboxylating nicotinate-nucleotide diphosphorylase, translated as MERKHDSESRLHYLKQQLPQEITRAVADSLREDLGGEIDASLDITASLIPADSQGVATIITREHGVFCGQMWAEEVFKQLGGEVTIEWHVQDGNTVEPNQTLCTLTGPSRALLTGERNAMNFIQTLSGCATTVAEYAKQLEGTNTRLLDTRKTIPGLRSALKYAVTCGGGYNHRIGVFDAYLIKENHIIACGGINQAISTAKRLNPGKPVEVETESLAELQQAIDAGADIIMLDNFTTDMMREAVALNAGRAALENSGNVTLETIREYAKTGVDYISVGALTKHLKAMDLSMRFRK; from the coding sequence ATGGAAAGAAAGCACGACAGCGAATCGCGCTTACACTATTTAAAGCAGCAACTTCCCCAAGAAATTACCCGCGCAGTCGCTGATAGCCTACGCGAAGATCTGGGTGGCGAAATCGATGCGTCATTAGACATTACCGCAAGTTTGATCCCCGCAGACAGCCAAGGTGTCGCGACGATCATCACCCGCGAACATGGCGTATTTTGTGGGCAAATGTGGGCAGAAGAGGTCTTTAAGCAATTAGGTGGCGAAGTCACTATCGAATGGCACGTACAAGACGGGAATACAGTAGAGCCGAATCAAACACTGTGTACGTTAACAGGACCATCACGCGCGCTTCTAACTGGCGAACGTAATGCGATGAACTTTATTCAAACCCTGTCAGGTTGCGCCACCACTGTCGCAGAATACGCCAAGCAACTTGAAGGCACGAATACTCGCCTGCTTGATACCCGAAAAACCATTCCAGGCTTACGCAGTGCCCTGAAATACGCCGTTACCTGTGGTGGCGGTTATAACCACCGTATTGGTGTATTCGATGCTTACCTGATCAAAGAAAATCACATTATTGCGTGTGGCGGTATCAACCAAGCCATTAGCACTGCAAAACGCTTAAATCCGGGGAAACCGGTTGAAGTCGAAACCGAAAGCCTTGCAGAACTGCAACAGGCGATTGATGCGGGTGCCGACATTATCATGCTCGATAACTTCACTACCGACATGATGCGCGAAGCCGTTGCTCTAAATGCAGGCCGTGCCGCATTAGAAAATTCTGGAAATGTCACGCTAGAAACTATCCGCGAATACGCAAAAACAGGGGTAGACTATATTTCTGTCGGCGCACTGACCAAGCACCTCAAAGCGATGGATTTGTCAATGAGGTTTAGAAAATAG
- the coaE gene encoding dephospho-CoA kinase (Dephospho-CoA kinase (CoaE) performs the final step in coenzyme A biosynthesis.): protein MTMVIGLTGGIGSGKTTVANLFGDYGIDIIDADIIAREVVEPNTTGLNAIVDKLGADILLTDGTLDRSKLRNAIFNQQQLKDWLNGLLHPLIREKMLSNISKATSPYCLLVVPLMVENNLQTMTHRLLVVDVDESVQIDRTQARDNVAPEHVKKILMAQASRQNRNAAADDIISNNGNSAELKNKVAELHQKYIKMSHLY, encoded by the coding sequence ATGACAATGGTTATTGGGCTAACTGGCGGTATTGGTAGCGGTAAAACGACAGTTGCCAACCTTTTTGGCGACTATGGCATTGATATTATTGATGCTGATATCATAGCCCGAGAAGTAGTTGAACCTAATACTACAGGGTTAAACGCAATTGTAGATAAATTGGGCGCTGACATCCTGTTGACAGATGGCACGCTTGATCGCAGTAAGCTAAGAAACGCTATCTTTAACCAGCAGCAACTTAAAGACTGGCTCAATGGTTTATTGCACCCATTGATTCGAGAAAAAATGCTCTCAAATATCAGTAAAGCAACATCGCCATATTGCTTATTGGTAGTTCCTTTAATGGTAGAGAATAACCTGCAAACGATGACTCATCGTTTATTAGTGGTTGATGTCGACGAGTCGGTACAAATTGATCGCACTCAAGCACGAGATAATGTAGCACCAGAACACGTAAAAAAAATCCTGATGGCACAAGCGTCTCGCCAAAATCGGAATGCAGCCGCTGATGACATTATTAGCAATAATGGCAATAGTGCAGAGCTTAAAAATAAAGTGGCCGAATTACATCAAAAATACATAAAAATGAGCCATCTTTATTAA
- the aceE gene encoding pyruvate dehydrogenase (acetyl-transferring), homodimeric type, which produces MSEVMKNDVDVLETQEWLEALESVVREEGVERAQYLLEQVLDKARLDGVDMPTGMTTNYINTIPSAQEPAYPGDTTLERRIRSIIRWNAIMIVLRASKKDLDLGGHMASYQSASAFYEVCFNHFFRAPNEVDGGDLVYYQGHISPGIYSRAFVEGRLTEEQLDNFRQEVDGKGIPSYPHPKLMPEFWQFPTVSMGLGPISAIYQARFLKYLAGRGLKDTSAQRVYAFLGDGEMDEPESRGAISFAAREKLDNLCFLINCNLQRLDGPVMGNGSIIQELEGLFKGAGWNVVKVIWGNNWDSLLAKDTTGKLLQLMNETIDGDYQTFKSKDGAYVREHFFGKYPETAALVADMTDDQIFALKRGGHESSKLFAAFSNAKETEGRPTVILAKTVKGYGMGEAAEGKNIAHGVKKMDMTHVQHLRDRLGLQDLVSDEDMKALPYLTLEEGSAEYNYLHARRNALHGYTPKRLPKFTQEFKVPGLEEFAPLLGEQKRDISTTMAYVRTLNILLKDKSIGKNIVPIICDEARTFGMEGLFRQVGIYNPHGQEYTPEDRGVVSYYKEATSGQVLQEGINELGSMASWVAAATSYSTNDLPMIPFYIYYSMFGFQRIGDMAWLAGDQQARGFLLGATAGRTTLNGEGLQHEDGHSHVLANTIPNCISYDPTFAYEVAVIMQDGIRRMYGENQENIYYYLTVMNENYAMPAMPEGTEEGIRKGIYKLESYAGSKAKVQLMSSGTIMNEARKAAQILSDDYGVASDVFSVTSFNELTRDGQAIERDNMLHPEAEEKVPYITQVLGNEPAIAVTDYMKNYAEQVRAFVPAESYKVLGTDGFGRSDSRENLRRHFEVNAGYVVVAALAELAKRGDIDKSVVAQAIAKFDIDADKTNPLYA; this is translated from the coding sequence ATGTCTGAAGTCATGAAAAATGACGTTGACGTACTTGAGACTCAAGAGTGGCTAGAAGCTCTAGAATCAGTAGTCCGTGAAGAAGGTGTAGAACGCGCACAGTACTTACTTGAACAAGTTCTGGATAAAGCACGTTTAGACGGTGTGGATATGCCAACTGGCATGACTACCAACTACATTAATACGATTCCATCAGCACAAGAGCCTGCGTATCCTGGTGATACTACTCTTGAGCGCCGTATTCGTTCCATTATCCGTTGGAACGCAATCATGATCGTACTACGTGCTTCTAAAAAAGATTTAGACCTAGGTGGCCACATGGCTTCTTACCAGTCTGCTTCTGCATTCTACGAAGTATGTTTCAACCACTTCTTCCGTGCACCAAACGAAGTTGATGGCGGCGATTTGGTGTATTACCAAGGTCACATCTCTCCGGGTATCTATTCTCGTGCGTTTGTTGAAGGCCGTTTAACTGAAGAACAGTTAGATAATTTCCGTCAAGAAGTTGATGGTAAAGGTATTCCTTCATACCCACACCCTAAACTGATGCCTGAATTCTGGCAGTTCCCAACAGTTTCTATGGGTCTTGGTCCTATTTCAGCTATCTATCAAGCACGTTTCCTTAAGTACTTGGCTGGTCGTGGTCTGAAAGATACATCAGCTCAACGTGTTTACGCGTTCTTGGGCGATGGCGAGATGGATGAGCCAGAATCACGTGGTGCGATTTCATTCGCTGCACGTGAAAAGCTAGATAACCTATGTTTCCTAATCAACTGTAACCTACAGCGCCTAGATGGCCCTGTTATGGGTAACGGTAGCATCATTCAAGAACTAGAAGGCCTATTTAAGGGCGCTGGCTGGAATGTTGTTAAAGTGATCTGGGGTAACAACTGGGATTCACTATTAGCAAAAGACACTACAGGTAAGCTTCTTCAGTTAATGAACGAAACTATCGATGGTGACTACCAAACATTCAAATCTAAAGACGGTGCTTACGTACGTGAACACTTCTTTGGTAAGTATCCAGAAACAGCGGCACTCGTTGCAGATATGACTGATGACCAAATCTTCGCACTTAAGCGTGGTGGTCACGAGTCTTCTAAGCTGTTTGCTGCGTTCAGCAATGCAAAAGAAACGGAAGGTCGTCCTACCGTCATTCTTGCTAAAACTGTAAAAGGTTACGGCATGGGTGAAGCGGCTGAAGGTAAGAACATTGCGCACGGTGTGAAGAAAATGGACATGACACATGTTCAACACCTACGTGATCGTTTAGGTCTGCAAGATCTTGTTTCTGACGAAGACATGAAAGCTCTTCCATACCTAACACTGGAAGAAGGTTCTGCAGAATATAACTACTTGCACGCGCGTCGTAACGCTCTGCACGGTTACACGCCTAAGCGTCTGCCTAAGTTCACACAAGAATTTAAGGTACCTGGATTAGAGGAATTCGCACCTCTACTGGGTGAGCAGAAGCGTGATATCTCTACGACTATGGCTTACGTACGTACGCTAAATATCTTACTGAAAGATAAAAGTATCGGTAAGAATATCGTACCAATCATCTGTGATGAAGCACGTACGTTCGGTATGGAAGGTCTGTTCCGTCAGGTTGGTATCTACAACCCACATGGTCAAGAATACACACCTGAAGACCGCGGTGTAGTTTCTTACTACAAAGAAGCGACCTCTGGTCAGGTTCTGCAAGAAGGTATCAATGAGCTTGGCTCAATGGCATCTTGGGTTGCTGCGGCAACATCGTACAGCACCAACGATCTGCCAATGATCCCATTCTACATCTACTACTCAATGTTCGGTTTCCAACGTATTGGTGACATGGCATGGCTAGCAGGTGACCAACAAGCACGTGGCTTCCTTCTTGGTGCTACGGCTGGCCGTACAACACTGAATGGTGAAGGCCTACAACATGAAGATGGTCACTCTCATGTTCTAGCGAACACAATTCCTAACTGTATCTCTTACGACCCAACGTTTGCTTACGAGGTTGCAGTTATCATGCAAGACGGTATCCGTCGCATGTACGGTGAGAACCAAGAGAACATTTACTACTACCTAACGGTAATGAACGAAAACTACGCAATGCCAGCAATGCCAGAAGGCACTGAAGAAGGCATTCGTAAAGGTATCTACAAGCTAGAATCTTACGCTGGTTCTAAGGCTAAAGTTCAGTTAATGAGCTCTGGTACTATCATGAACGAAGCGCGTAAAGCAGCACAGATCCTTAGCGATGACTACGGCGTTGCCTCTGATGTTTTCTCTGTAACGTCTTTCAACGAATTGACGCGTGACGGCCAAGCTATCGAGCGTGACAACATGCTTCACCCAGAAGCTGAAGAGAAAGTACCGTACATCACTCAAGTTCTTGGTAACGAACCTGCAATCGCAGTAACGGATTACATGAAGAACTACGCTGAGCAAGTACGTGCATTCGTTCCTGCTGAGTCTTACAAAGTACTTGGTACTGATGGTTTCGGTCGTTCTGATAGCCGTGAGAACCTACGTCGTCACTTCGAAGTTAATGCGGGCTACGTTGTAGTTGCAGCACTAGCTGAATTGGCAAAACGAGGTGATATCGACAAATCTGTTGTTGCACAAGCAATCGCTAAATTCGACATCGATGCAGACAAGACGAACCCGCTATACGCGTAA
- a CDS encoding prepilin peptidase produces MELFTYYPWLFPVFAAIFGLLIGSFLNVVIHRLPIMMERQWKADCIECFPEFDKENKQEKDNNSVATTPVFNLSVPRSRCPHCQHAITMWENIPVISWLVLKGKCSACGAKISARYPTIELLTAVMTTIISLMLPSSLWAVAVIFFSFALIALTFIDIDTMLLPDQITLPLMWAGIAAALVGLSPVSLQDAIIGAMVGYLSLWSLFWSFKLITGKEGMGYGDFKLLAALGAWLGWQSLPFVVLLSSLVGAVCGIILLRVQRSDSQTPFSFGPYLAMAGWISILWGDQVISWYLHSYIGM; encoded by the coding sequence ATGGAATTGTTTACATACTACCCTTGGTTATTTCCGGTTTTCGCCGCTATTTTTGGTTTGCTCATTGGTAGTTTTTTGAATGTGGTGATCCACCGCTTACCGATCATGATGGAACGTCAATGGAAAGCCGATTGCATTGAATGCTTTCCTGAATTTGATAAAGAAAATAAACAAGAGAAAGATAATAATTCCGTCGCAACAACGCCTGTTTTTAATCTTAGTGTGCCGCGCTCACGCTGCCCTCATTGCCAACACGCCATCACCATGTGGGAAAACATCCCTGTCATTAGTTGGTTAGTGTTAAAAGGGAAATGCAGTGCCTGCGGTGCAAAAATCAGTGCTCGCTACCCTACCATTGAATTGCTGACTGCGGTCATGACCACCATTATCTCGCTCATGTTACCGTCATCATTGTGGGCTGTTGCGGTTATCTTTTTCAGCTTCGCCCTGATTGCCCTGACTTTTATTGATATCGATACCATGTTACTGCCGGATCAAATTACCCTCCCTTTAATGTGGGCTGGTATTGCAGCGGCCCTCGTGGGCTTGAGCCCTGTATCACTGCAAGATGCCATTATTGGTGCGATGGTGGGCTATCTGTCACTTTGGAGCCTATTCTGGAGCTTTAAACTGATCACAGGCAAGGAAGGCATGGGATACGGTGATTTTAAGCTGTTAGCGGCTTTGGGCGCTTGGCTGGGCTGGCAAAGTTTACCTTTTGTGGTATTACTTTCTTCCTTGGTTGGCGCAGTTTGTGGCATTATCTTATTAAGAGTGCAACGTTCTGATTCACAAACACCTTTTTCATTTGGTCCTTACCTTGCTATGGCGGGCTGGATTAGCATTCTATGGGGCGATCAAGTTATTAGCTGGTATCTCCATTCATATATAGGCATGTAA
- the zapD gene encoding cell division protein ZapD produces the protein MQTNRFEHPLNEKVRIYLRLEYLIRQMTHASQLSDQWQHQIFFRALFDLLEILDQVQLKTELAKDLEKQRCKLKNWLNIDGVDQNALLELLDSMDMAHHKLIAANRLGQDLRDDRFLSGIKQRFSIPGGSCCFDLPTLHHWLHLPLAHKQNDLSTWLSQLTEMTDALNLWLRFTRESGPFQPQIARAGFFQHTAEDASLLRLQICPSYGVYPMISGHRGRFAIRFIPFEEGATIADTIEFKLAIC, from the coding sequence ATGCAAACTAACAGATTTGAACACCCACTAAATGAGAAAGTACGTATTTACTTACGTCTTGAATATTTAATTCGACAAATGACTCACGCGAGCCAATTGAGCGATCAATGGCAGCATCAAATCTTTTTCCGTGCTTTGTTTGATCTATTAGAAATTTTAGATCAAGTGCAACTCAAAACAGAGCTCGCAAAAGATCTTGAAAAACAGCGGTGCAAACTAAAAAATTGGCTCAACATCGATGGGGTTGATCAAAATGCCTTATTAGAGCTACTTGATAGTATGGATATGGCACATCATAAATTGATTGCTGCCAACCGATTAGGTCAAGATTTACGAGATGATCGTTTCTTAAGTGGTATTAAACAGCGCTTTTCAATTCCAGGAGGCAGCTGTTGTTTTGATTTACCGACCTTGCATCATTGGCTACATTTGCCATTGGCGCATAAGCAGAATGACTTAAGTACTTGGCTATCCCAGCTAACTGAAATGACTGATGCATTAAACTTATGGCTGCGCTTTACCCGAGAGTCGGGGCCATTCCAGCCACAAATAGCGCGAGCAGGTTTCTTTCAACATACCGCAGAAGATGCCAGCCTATTACGATTACAAATTTGCCCTAGCTATGGTGTATACCCTATGATATCAGGACATCGTGGTCGTTTTGCTATTCGCTTCATTCCTTTTGAAGAAGGTGCAACGATTGCTGATACTATTGAATTTAAATTAGCTATTTGCTGA